The Thermothielavioides terrestris NRRL 8126 chromosome 2, complete sequence genome includes a region encoding these proteins:
- a CDS encoding glycoside hydrolase family 5 protein (CAZy_ID 269679), translated as MKGIFTLGLSLLSVAQALPSAKASARADGTLFSIGGKTGYVAGTNSYWIGFLTNNKDVDTVLDHIHTSGLKILRVWAFNDVNAKPPSDTVWFQLLSSAGSQINTGADGLQRLDYVVQSAEKRGVKLIINFVNNWNDYGGMNAYVKAFGGTKEGWYTNSQAQEQYKKYIKAVISRYANSSAVFAWELANEARCHGCSTDVIYKWATDISAYIRSLDSTHMITLGDEGFGLPGDTSYPYGYSEGVDFVKNLGIKDLDFGTFHMYPDSWGVPYSFSDGWIKNHAEACKAANKPCLLEEYGAYARCDIQAPWQQYSLSLANDGMAADMFWQWGDQLSSGPSPNDGNTIYYGSANATCLVTDHVKDIDAASKS; from the exons ATGAAAGGCATCTTCACCCTCGGACTCAGCCTGCTCTCCGTGGCCCAGGCTCTGCCTTCAGCGAAGGCCTCCGCCCGAGCCGACGGGACGCTCTTCTCCATTGGCGGCAAGACGGGCTACGTCGCGGGCACCAATTCGTACTGGATCGGCTTCCTGACCAACAACAAGGATGTCGATACCGTCTTGGACCACATCCACACCTCTGGGCTCAAGATCTTGCGCGTCTGGGCCTTCAACGACGTGAACGCCAAACCCCCGTCCGACACCGTCTGGTTCCAGCTTCTCTCGTCGGCCGGCTCGCAGATTAAcaccggcgccgacggcttGCAACGTCTCGACTACGTGGTGCAGTCCGCCGAAAAGCGCGGCGTCAAGCTGATTATCAACTTCGTCAACAACTGGAACGACTACGGCGGCATGAACGCCTACGTCAAGGCGTTCGGCGGCACCAAGGAGGGTTGGTACACCAACAGCCAGGCCCAGGAGCAGTACAAGAAGTACATCAAGGCCGTGATCAGCCGCTATGCCAATTCATCCGCCGTGTTTGCGTGGGAGCTCGCCAACGAGGCCCGCTGCCACGGATGTAGCACCGACGTTATCTACAAGTGGGCGACCGACATCTCAGCCTACATCCGTAGCCTGGATTCCACTCACATGATCACCCTCGGTGACGAGGGGTTCGGTCTGCCCGGCGACACCAGCTATCCTTATGGGTACAGCGAGGGTGTGGACTTTGTCAAGAACCTTGGCATTAAGGACCTGGACTTCGGGACGTTCCACATGTATCCCGACAGCT GGGGCGTCCCATACAGTTTCAGCGACGGCTGGATTAAGAACCATGCCGAAGCCTGCAAGGCCGCCAACAAGCCTTGTCTTCTCGAGGAGT ATGGCGCCTACGCCCGGTGTGATATCCAGGCGCCGTGGCAGCAGTATTCCCTCTCGCTCGCCAACGATGGGATGGCGGCCGACATGTTCTGGCAGTGGGGCGACCAGCTGAGCTCAGGCCCGTCACCCAACGACGGGAACACCATCTACTACGGCTCCGCCAATGCTACGTGCTTGGTCACGGACCACGTGAAGGATATCGATGCTGCCTCCAAGTCGTAG
- a CDS encoding glycoside hydrolase family 35 protein (CAZy_ID 269777): MRPSAVAVALLSASRGCSAIALRGRPNTLLNTGTTPRSLLQNVVTWDEHSLFINGERLMIFSGEFHPFRLPVPSLWTDVLEKVKALGLNAVSIYIDWALLEGKPGEFRAEGVFDYDAFLSAAKQVGLYVITRPGPYINAEASGGGFPGWLQRVKGHLRTSDSDYLAATDNYASNIGKIIAKHQITNGGPVILYQPENEYSGAVGVTFPNADYMQYVEDQARKAGIVVPFVSNDASPGGHNAPGTGKGAVDIYGHDGYPLGFDCANPNTWPAGALPTNWHVTHESQSPSTPYTIPEFQGGSFDPWGGWGFDQCYELINHEQERVFYKNNYAAGVTILSLYMIFGGTNWGNLGHPGGYTSYDYAAPIKEDRTLTREKYSELKLEAQFLKVSPGYLTATPGNSSVTGVYSPSTSVSITPLIGTNGSFFVVRHTDYQSTESTSYTLNLPTSAGNIAIPQLRGSLTLGRRDSKIHVTDYPLGDYSLLYSTAEIFTWKKFEDRTVLIVYGGPSEQHELAVKSSAKRWKADSGLTVAAKNGSIVVNWQTTTERRIFQVDDLQVYIVDRNSAYNYWVPDISASSSVIVNGGYLIRSASVSKATLSLRGDFNGTSTIELIGVPKGVSSLTLNGAVLPHVKNAQGNWESTVRYAKPALPIPELAKLDWKYVDSLPEIKAGYDDSRWVTADHKTSNNTVQPLRTPTSLFASDYGFHTGALLYRGHFTASGSEKSLYISTQGGSAFGSSVWLNDTFLGSWTGTDASSAHNATYTLPNLAAGKPYVLTVLIDNMGLDENWVVGPDEMKHPRGILDYELTGSSDSAITWKITGNLGGEDYADKTRGPLNEGGLFVERQGYHLPDPPLRDFAPSGGPTSGLDKPGVAFYAAQLDLALPSETWDIPLSFVFENNTAKAGGAYRAWLYVNGFQFGRYVSNVGPQTVFPVPEGILNYKGSNWIGLAVWALESGGARVPGFTLQAANPVITGRDKVQVVDAPRWQVRRGAY, encoded by the exons ATGAGGCCCTCAGCCGTCGCCGTAGCCTTGCTGTCAGCCAGCCGGGGCTGCAGCGCGATTGCCCTAAGGGGGCGCCCCAACACGCTCCTGAACACCGGCACAACACCGAGGTCATTGCTGCAGAACGTGGTGACCTGGGATGAGCACTCACTCTTCATCAACGGGGAGAGACTCATGATCTTCAGCGGAGAATTCCACCCGTTTCGGCTCCCTGTTCCCTCGCTCTGGACAGATGTGCTCGAGAAAGTCAAGGCCCTCGGCCTCAACGCTGTCTCCATCTACATCGATTGGGCGCTGCTCGAGGGCAAGCCTGGCGAGTTCAGAGCCGAGGGTGTCTTCGATTACGATGCCTTCCTGAGCGCCGCGAagcaggtcggcctctaTGTCATCACACGCCCCGGTCCATATATCAACGCAGAGGCCTCAGGAGGCGGGTTTCCAGGCTGGCTTCAGCGAGTCAAGGGCCATCTGAGGACCAGCGACTCGGACTATCTTGCTGCCACCGACAA CTATGCCTCAAATATCGGAAAAATCATCGCCAAGCATCAGATCACCAATGGCGGCCCTGTCATTCTGTATCAGCCCGAGAACGAGTACAGTGGTGCTGTTGGTGTGACCTTCCCGAACGCCGATTACATGCAATACGTCGAGGATCAGGCTCGCAAGGCCGGAATCGTCGTCCCTTTCGTTTCCAACGATGCAAGTCCTGGTGGTCATAATGCTCCTGGGACGGGCAAAGGCGCTGTTGACATCT ATGGGCATGATGGATACCCGCTGGGCTTCGACTGTGCCAATCCCAATACCTGGCCCGCTGGAGCGCTGCCGACAAACTGGCACGTCACCCATGAGAGTCAGagcccgtcgacgccgtACACCATTCCTGAGTTCCAGGGCGGTTCTTTCGATCCCTGGGGCGGTTGGGGTTTTGACCAA TGCTACGAACTCATCAACCACGAACAGGAGAGGGTCTTCTACAAGAACAACTACGCCGCCGGAGTTACGATCCTCAGTCTCTACATGATCTTCGGTGGGACCAACTGGGGTAACCTTGGTCACCCAG GCGGGTATACGTCGTACGACTACGCGGCGCCAATCAAAGAGGACCGTACCTTGACGCGGGAAAAGTACTCGGAGCTCAAGCTGGAAGCTCAGTTCCTCAAGGTCTCTCCCGGATACCTCACAGCGACTCCCGGCAACAGCAGCGTGACCGGTGTCTATAGCCCGAGCACAAGCGTGAGCATCACGCCTCTCATTGGAACCAACGGCTCGTTCTTCGTCGTCCGCCACACCGACTACCAGTCTACCGAGTCAACATCGTACACGCTCAATCTCCCCACATCTGCTGGCAACATCGCGATCCCGCAGCTGCGTGGCTCCTTGACGCTCGGAAGACGCGACTCGAAGATACACGTGACGGACTACCCTCTTGGCGACTACTCTTTGCTCTACTCCACCGCCGAGATCTTCACCTGGAAGAAGTTCGAGGACAGGACGGTGCTGATTGTTTACGGTGGTCCCAGCGAACAGCATGAGCTCGCCGTCAAATCGTCAGCTAAGAGGTGGAAGGCCGATTCCGGCCTGACGGTGGCCGCCAAGAATGGTAGTATCGTTGTGAACTGGCAGACGACCACGGAGAGACGGATCTTCCAGGTTGACGATCTCCAAGTCTACATCGTGGACCGCAATTCTGCGTACAACTACTGGGTGCCTGAcatctcggcgtcgtcctccGTGATCGTCAATGGAGGCTACCTCATCAGGTCCGCATCCGTTTCCAAAGCTACGCTCAGCCTGAGAGGCGACTTCAACGGCACATCCACAATCGAGCTCATTGGTGTTCCCAAGGGAGTGTCCAGTCTCACGCTCAACGGCGCCGTTTTGCCGCATGTGAAGAACGCCCAAGGCAACTGGGAGAGCACCGTGCGATACGCCAAGCCTGCCCTTCCCATCCCAGAGCTCGCGAAGCTCGATTGGAAGTACGTCGACTCCCTCCCCGAGATCAAAGCCGGCTACGACGACTCCAGATGGGTCACAGCCGACCACAAGACGAGCAACAACACAGTACAGCCCCTCCGCACGCCCacctcgctcttcgctagtgACTACGGTTTCCACACCGGCGCGCTCCTCTACCGCGGCCACTTCACCGCCTCGGGCAGCGAGAAGTCCCTCTACATCTCCACCCAAGGCGGCAGCGCATTTGGCTCCTCGGTGTGGCTGAACGACACCTTCCTGGGCAGCTGGACCGGCACCgacgcctcctcggcccacAACGCGACCTACACGCTGCCCaacctggccgccggcaAGCCCTACGTCCTCACCGTGCTGATCGACAACATGGGCCTCGACGAGAACTGGGTCGTCGGCCCCGACGAGATGAAGCACCCGCGCGGCATCCTCGACTACGAGCTGACCGGGTCGTCCGACTCGGCGATAACCTGGAAGATCACGGGGAacctgggcggcgaggactATGCGGACAAGACGCGCGGACCGCTGAACGAGGGCGGCCTGTTCGTCGAGAGGCAGGGGTACCACCTGCCGGACCCTCCGCTGCGGGACTTCGCGCCGTCTGGCGGACCAACTTCCGGCTTGGATAAGCCCGGCGTGGCGTTCTACGCCGCGCAGCTGGACCTCGCCCTGCCCTCGGAGACGTGGGACATCCCGCTCTCGTTTGTGTTTGAGAACAACACGGCGAAGGCAGGCGGCGCGTACAGGGCCTGGCTGTACGTCAACGGGTTCCAGTTCGGGCGGTATGTGAGCAACGTCGGGCCGCAAACTGTCTTTCCGGTTCCCGAGGGCATCTTGAACTATAAGGGGAGCAACTGGATTGGTCTGGCGGTCTGGGCGCTCGAATCCGGTGGCGCGAGGGTGCCGGGCTTTACGCTCCAGGCTGCGAACCCGGTGATAACCGGCAGAGACAAGGTTCAGGTTGTTGATGCCCCGAGATGGCAAGTTCGTCGGGGCGCTTATTAG